From Acomys russatus chromosome 25, mAcoRus1.1, whole genome shotgun sequence, a single genomic window includes:
- the Elac2 gene encoding zinc phosphodiesterase ELAC protein 2 isoform X1, producing the protein MWAIRSLLRPFGLRTMSQGSARRPRPPKDPLRHLRTREKRGPGWGPGGPNTVYLQVVAAGGRDAGAALYVFSEYNRYLFNCGEGVQRLMQEHKLKVARLDNIFLTRMHWSNVGGLCGMILTLKETGLPKCVLSGPPQLEKYLEAIKIFSGPLKGIDLAVRPHSAPEYKDETMTVYQVPIHGEQRCVKQQPVQSPKRSPNRLSPDQSSSDSGSTENGQDFPDSGSAGVNRKAGGRDPSLVVAFVCKLHLRKGNFLVLKAKELGLPVGTAAIAPIIAAVKDGKSITYEGREIAAEELCTPADPGLVFIVVECPDEGFIQPICENDTFKRYQGEADAPVALVTHIAPESVLTDRRYQQWMERFGPDTQHLILNENCPSIHNLRSHKIQTQLSLIHPDIFPRLTSSYSKEERSALSMPTVRGECLLKYQLRPKREWQRDTTLTCNTDEFIAEALELPNFQERVQEYKKSMQESPAPAEKGRQYPEIIFLGTGSAIPMKIRNVSSTLINLSPDKSVLLDCGEGTFGQLCRHYGQQIDRILCNLAAVFVSHLHADHHTGLLNILLQREHALASLGKPFQPLLVVAPTQLRAWLQQYHNQCQEILHHISMIPAKCLQKGAEVSSPSVERLISLLLETCDLEAFQTCLVRHCKHAFGCAMVHSSGWKVVYSGDTMPCEALVQMGKDANLLIHEATLEDGLEEEAVEKTHSTTSQAIDVGMRMNAEFIMLNHFSQRYAKIPLFSPDFNEKVGIAFDHMKVCFGDFPTVPKLIPPLKALFADDIEEMVERREKRELRLVRAALLSQQAQSPEDREPQQKRAHTEEPHSPQSKKVRAQ; encoded by the exons ATGTGGGCGATCCGGTCGCTGCTGCGTCCCTTTGGCCTGCGCACCATGTCGCAGGGTTCGGCTCGTCGGCCGCGGCCGCCCAAAGACCCGCTGCGACACCTGCGCACGCGGGAGAAGCGCGGCCCGGGCTGGGGGCCCGGGGGCCCGAACACCGTGTACCTGCAGGTGGTGGCGGCAGGCGGCCGGGACGCAGGCGCCGCTCTCTACGTCTTCTCGGAGTACAACAG GTACCTTTTTAACTGCGGAGAAGGCGTCCAGCGACTTATGCAGGAACACAA GCTGAAAGTGGCTCGCTTGGACAACATATTTCTGACTCGAATGCATTGGTCAAATGTTGGGGGCTTGTGTG GAATGATTCTGACTTTAAAGGAAACCGGGCTTCCTAAATGCGTTCTTTCTGGACCTCCACAACTG GAAAAGTATCTAGAGgcaatcaaaatattttctggtccatTGAAGGGAATAGACCTGG CTGTGCGGCCTCACTCTGCTCCAGAATACAAGGATGAGACCATGACTGTTTACCAGGTCCCTATCCACG GTGAACAGAGGTGTGTCAAGCAACAGCCAGTGCAGAGCCCGAAAAGGTCTCCCAACAGGCTCAGTCCTGATCAGTCTTCATCAGACTCCGGATCCACTGAAAATGGCCAGGACTTTCCAGACAGCGGCAGTGCAG GTGTCAACAGGAAAGCAGGTGGCAGGGACCCTTCCTTAGTGGTAGCTTTTGTCTGCAAG CTTCACTTGAGGAAAGGAAACTTCTTGGTGCTTAAAGCAAAGGAGCTGGGCCTTCCTGT TGGGACAGCCGCCATTGCACCCATCATTGCTGCTGTCAAGGACGGGAAGAGTATCACATACGAAGGAAGGGAG ATTGCTGCTGAAGAGCTTTGCACTCCCGCAGATCCTGGTCTTGTATTTATTGTGGTAGAATGTCCTGATGAAGGATTCATCCAGCCCATCTGTGAGAATGACACCTTTAAAAG GTACCAGGGAGAGGCCGATGCACCCGTGGCCCTGGTGACCCACATTGCCCCAGAATCTGTACTTACTGACAGGAGGTACCAGCAGTGGATGGAGAG GTTTGGGCCTGACACACAGCACCtgattctgaatgagaattgtcCATCGATCCACAACCTGCGCAGCCACAAGATCCAGACACAGCTCAGCCTCATCCACCCTGACATCTTCCCCCGCCTCACCAGCTCCTACAGTAAG GAGGAACGCTCTGCCCTCAGCATGCCCACAGTTCGGGGTGAATGCCTTCTCAAGTATCAGCTGCGCCCCAAGAGAGAGTGGCAGAG GGATACCACACTCACCTGCAATACTGATGAATTCATAGCTGAGGCATTGGAGCTTCCCAATTTCCAGGAGAGAGTGCAGGAGTATAAGAAAAGCATGCAGGAAAGCCCAGCCCCAGCAG AGAAAGGACGCCAGTATCCTGAAATCATCTTCCTGGGTACGGGGTCTGCCATCCCAATGAAGATCCGAAATGTCAGCTCCACACTCATCAACCTAAG CCCTGACAAGTCTGTGCTTCTGGATTGTGGGGAAGGCACTTTTGGGCAACTGTGCCGTCATTATGGACAACAGATAGACAGAATCCTGTGCAACCTTGCTGCTGTGTTTGTGTCCCACCTGCATGCGGACCACCACACG GGCTTACTGAATATCCTGCTGCAGAGAGAGCACGCCTTG GCGTCTCTGGGGAAACCTTTCCAGCCTTTGCTCGTGGTGGCCCCTACCCAGCTCAGGGCCTGGCTGCAGCAATATCACAACCAATGCCAGGAGATTCTGCACCACATCAG TATGATTCCTGCCAAATGCCTTCAGAAAGGGGCAGAGGTCTCCAGTCCCTCAGTTGAAAGGCTGATCAGCTTGCTGTTGGAAACGTGTGACTTAGAAGCA TTTCAGACTTGCCTGGTTCGGCACTGCAAGCATGCATTTGGCTGTGCGATGGTACACTCATCTGGCTGGAAAGTGGTCTACTCGGGGGACACCATGCCCTGCGAGGCTCTGGTCCAGATGG GGAAGGATGCCAACCTCCTGATACACGAAGCCACCCTAGAAGATGGCTTGGAAGAGGAAGCGGTGGAAAAGACACACAG CACCACCTCCCAGGCTATTGATGTGGGGATGCGGATGAATGCAGAGTTCATCATGCTAAACCACTTCAGTCAGCGGTATGCCAAGATCCCACTTTTCAGCCCCGACTTCAACGAGAAAGTCGGCATTGCCTTTGACCACATGAAG GTCTGTTTTGGAGACTTCCCAACAGTGCCCAAGCTGATTCCCCCACTGAAGgccctgtttgcagatgacatTGAAGAGATGGTGGAGCGTAGGGAGAAGCGGGAGCTACGGCTGGTGCGAGCAGCCCTCCTGAGCCAGCAGGCACAAAGCCCAGAGGACAGAGAACCCCAGCAGAAGCGGGCCCACACAGAGGAGCCGCACAGCCCACAGAGCAAGAAGGTCAGAGCCCAGTGA
- the Elac2 gene encoding zinc phosphodiesterase ELAC protein 2 isoform X2, producing the protein MRIVHRSTTCAATRSRHSSASSTLTSSPASPAPTEERSALSMPTVRGECLLKYQLRPKREWQRDTTLTCNTDEFIAEALELPNFQERVQEYKKSMQESPAPAEKGRQYPEIIFLGTGSAIPMKIRNVSSTLINLSPDKSVLLDCGEGTFGQLCRHYGQQIDRILCNLAAVFVSHLHADHHTGLLNILLQREHALASLGKPFQPLLVVAPTQLRAWLQQYHNQCQEILHHISMIPAKCLQKGAEVSSPSVERLISLLLETCDLEAFQTCLVRHCKHAFGCAMVHSSGWKVVYSGDTMPCEALVQMGKDANLLIHEATLEDGLEEEAVEKTHSTTSQAIDVGMRMNAEFIMLNHFSQRYAKIPLFSPDFNEKVGIAFDHMKVCFGDFPTVPKLIPPLKALFADDIEEMVERREKRELRLVRAALLSQQAQSPEDREPQQKRAHTEEPHSPQSKKVRAQ; encoded by the exons atgagaattgtcCATCGATCCACAACCTGCGCAGCCACAAGATCCAGACACAGCTCAGCCTCATCCACCCTGACATCTTCCCCCGCCTCACCAGCTCCTACA GAGGAACGCTCTGCCCTCAGCATGCCCACAGTTCGGGGTGAATGCCTTCTCAAGTATCAGCTGCGCCCCAAGAGAGAGTGGCAGAG GGATACCACACTCACCTGCAATACTGATGAATTCATAGCTGAGGCATTGGAGCTTCCCAATTTCCAGGAGAGAGTGCAGGAGTATAAGAAAAGCATGCAGGAAAGCCCAGCCCCAGCAG AGAAAGGACGCCAGTATCCTGAAATCATCTTCCTGGGTACGGGGTCTGCCATCCCAATGAAGATCCGAAATGTCAGCTCCACACTCATCAACCTAAG CCCTGACAAGTCTGTGCTTCTGGATTGTGGGGAAGGCACTTTTGGGCAACTGTGCCGTCATTATGGACAACAGATAGACAGAATCCTGTGCAACCTTGCTGCTGTGTTTGTGTCCCACCTGCATGCGGACCACCACACG GGCTTACTGAATATCCTGCTGCAGAGAGAGCACGCCTTG GCGTCTCTGGGGAAACCTTTCCAGCCTTTGCTCGTGGTGGCCCCTACCCAGCTCAGGGCCTGGCTGCAGCAATATCACAACCAATGCCAGGAGATTCTGCACCACATCAG TATGATTCCTGCCAAATGCCTTCAGAAAGGGGCAGAGGTCTCCAGTCCCTCAGTTGAAAGGCTGATCAGCTTGCTGTTGGAAACGTGTGACTTAGAAGCA TTTCAGACTTGCCTGGTTCGGCACTGCAAGCATGCATTTGGCTGTGCGATGGTACACTCATCTGGCTGGAAAGTGGTCTACTCGGGGGACACCATGCCCTGCGAGGCTCTGGTCCAGATGG GGAAGGATGCCAACCTCCTGATACACGAAGCCACCCTAGAAGATGGCTTGGAAGAGGAAGCGGTGGAAAAGACACACAG CACCACCTCCCAGGCTATTGATGTGGGGATGCGGATGAATGCAGAGTTCATCATGCTAAACCACTTCAGTCAGCGGTATGCCAAGATCCCACTTTTCAGCCCCGACTTCAACGAGAAAGTCGGCATTGCCTTTGACCACATGAAG GTCTGTTTTGGAGACTTCCCAACAGTGCCCAAGCTGATTCCCCCACTGAAGgccctgtttgcagatgacatTGAAGAGATGGTGGAGCGTAGGGAGAAGCGGGAGCTACGGCTGGTGCGAGCAGCCCTCCTGAGCCAGCAGGCACAAAGCCCAGAGGACAGAGAACCCCAGCAGAAGCGGGCCCACACAGAGGAGCCGCACAGCCCACAGAGCAAGAAGGTCAGAGCCCAGTGA